The following are encoded together in the Magnetospirillum gryphiswaldense MSR-1 v2 genome:
- a CDS encoding recombinase family protein — MVEDEAATVRMIFERFIRIGSATLLVKELAEEGITRRGKKLDKGGLYKLLANPLYIGKAVHKGVAHDGEHEAIIDQALWDKVRAVMEVSPRTRASRTRAQTPALLKGLIFAPGGRAMTPAHTRKGGKLYRYYVTMNVIKEGPDACPVGRVPAAQVENAVIDQLRSLLRTPEVVARTWKSIRAKGKDMTEREVATTLGQLDPLWDELFPAEQARIVQLLVERVDLSPQGINISLRTDGLAQLAGELKPAKGRRAAA, encoded by the coding sequence GTGGTCGAGGATGAAGCCGCTACCGTGCGGATGATTTTCGAGCGGTTCATCCGCATCGGCTCCGCCACATTGCTGGTAAAGGAACTGGCCGAGGAGGGCATCACCCGTCGGGGCAAGAAACTGGATAAGGGCGGCCTCTATAAGCTGCTGGCCAATCCGCTTTATATCGGCAAGGCAGTCCACAAGGGCGTGGCCCATGACGGCGAACACGAGGCGATCATCGACCAGGCCCTGTGGGACAAGGTCCGCGCCGTGATGGAGGTCAGCCCGCGTACTCGCGCGAGCCGCACCAGGGCACAGACCCCGGCGCTGCTAAAAGGGCTGATCTTCGCCCCTGGCGGTCGGGCGATGACGCCCGCCCATACCCGCAAGGGCGGGAAGCTGTACCGCTATTACGTCACCATGAATGTGATCAAGGAAGGCCCGGATGCCTGCCCGGTCGGGCGCGTGCCCGCCGCCCAGGTCGAGAACGCGGTGATCGATCAGTTGCGGTCGCTTCTGCGTACTCCCGAGGTGGTGGCCCGTACCTGGAAAAGCATCCGCGCCAAGGGTAAGGACATGACCGAACGCGAGGTCGCCACCACCCTGGGCCAGCTTGATCCCCTTTGGGACGAACTTTTCCCCGCCGAGCAGGCCCGCATCGTCCAGCTTCTGGTCGAACGGGTCGATCTCTCGCCCCAGGGCATCAATATCAGCCTGCGCACCGATGGGCTGGCTCAGCTTGCCGGGGAACTGAAACCGGCCAAGGGGCGGAGGGCGGCGGCATGA
- a CDS encoding DNA cytosine methyltransferase: MANFSVRARAVDMLGRQQIAGIPTAFHELFKNAHDAYARRVEVDYFRADRELMLRDNGDGMSLVDFEGKWLTLGTESKVDANRKDDAAQKEGPRGLKLRKILGEKGIGRLAIAAIGPVVLVMTRCDPDVVKEDKLTVALVHWGLFETPGVELSAIDIPIISLPGGTLPGAEEVKSLIDSVEACIDLLLPRQLRQGMALKVEDAERLKRREASTRERKRKFSSDLNRVLDLIERGEPAEKAHGLKGELFERLSNLDSADDEDAASRLLEIEREFVSRLEAIEGQSTLTRPRGLAPSPPVEAAWKAYEQAAGNIRATVFEPVRAAITHAISDYKVERGLGVERQKRAMDALEREKSESLSEVRRLRREAEQALTLVQAALRVPARMRDFTRSARGAKRVTVRDVLGDLRPLSSGERDPADALHVSRTHHEITLKRLAVIPQNGGGRDSLPPELQLACHKNRDAGDFCDVYGRMRWDDVAPTLTTGCTDVTRGRYAHPRDNRAITLREAARLQTFPDQYRFAGNRSQIAEQIGNAVPFEMIRRLIGGLRQTFPCP; the protein is encoded by the coding sequence ATGGCTAACTTCTCCGTTAGGGCGCGTGCTGTTGATATGCTGGGGCGTCAGCAAATCGCCGGCATTCCCACCGCCTTCCACGAACTGTTCAAGAATGCGCACGACGCCTATGCGCGCCGCGTTGAGGTCGACTATTTTAGGGCCGATCGAGAACTGATGCTGCGCGACAATGGCGATGGCATGAGCTTGGTGGATTTCGAAGGGAAATGGCTGACTCTTGGAACCGAAAGCAAAGTTGATGCAAATCGCAAGGATGATGCCGCGCAGAAGGAAGGCCCTCGTGGGCTGAAACTGCGCAAAATCTTGGGTGAAAAGGGGATCGGCCGACTCGCCATCGCAGCCATTGGGCCAGTCGTTCTCGTGATGACGAGGTGTGATCCGGACGTCGTCAAGGAAGATAAGCTTACAGTCGCTCTCGTGCATTGGGGCCTGTTCGAAACCCCTGGAGTTGAGCTGTCCGCGATTGACATTCCAATAATTTCGCTTCCCGGTGGCACCCTCCCTGGGGCCGAAGAAGTTAAAAGCCTTATCGATAGCGTGGAGGCCTGCATCGATCTGCTGTTGCCGCGCCAATTGAGGCAGGGGATGGCCCTCAAGGTAGAAGATGCCGAGCGTCTGAAACGGCGCGAGGCTTCGACCCGTGAGCGGAAGCGCAAATTCTCCAGCGATCTTAATCGTGTGCTCGATCTCATTGAGCGTGGTGAGCCCGCGGAGAAGGCTCACGGATTGAAAGGCGAGTTATTTGAAAGATTGAGCAACCTTGATAGCGCCGACGATGAGGATGCGGCCTCCCGTCTGTTGGAGATTGAGCGTGAGTTTGTCAGTCGCCTAGAGGCCATTGAGGGACAAAGTACGCTGACGCGACCGCGTGGCCTCGCCCCATCGCCGCCGGTGGAGGCCGCATGGAAGGCCTACGAACAGGCTGCAGGGAACATCCGTGCAACCGTGTTTGAGCCGGTTCGCGCGGCTATTACACATGCTATCAGCGACTATAAAGTCGAGCGGGGCCTGGGCGTCGAACGGCAAAAACGCGCCATGGACGCTCTGGAGCGTGAGAAAAGTGAGTCTCTAAGCGAAGTCAGGCGGCTCCGAAGAGAGGCCGAGCAAGCGCTGACATTAGTGCAGGCCGCTTTGCGTGTCCCTGCGCGCATGCGAGATTTTACCCGGTCGGCGCGTGGAGCAAAGCGCGTGACAGTGCGCGATGTTCTAGGCGACTTGCGCCCGCTATCCTCCGGCGAACGTGACCCCGCAGACGCCCTTCATGTCAGCCGGACGCATCACGAGATAACGTTGAAGCGCCTTGCTGTCATCCCGCAGAACGGGGGCGGTAGGGACAGCTTACCCCCCGAGTTACAGCTGGCATGCCATAAGAACCGCGATGCTGGTGATTTTTGCGATGTCTACGGTCGGATGCGCTGGGACGATGTCGCTCCGACATTAACCACGGGCTGCACGGATGTAACCCGGGGCCGATACGCCCACCCGCGCGACAACCGAGCCATTACATTGCGTGAAGCGGCCCGCCTGCAAACTTTTCCGGACCAATACCGATTTGCAGGAAATCGCTCGCAGATCGCAGAACAGATTGGAAATGCAGTTCCCTTCGAGATGATCCGCAGGCTTATCGGCGGTCTGAGGCAAACGTTTCCCTGTCCATGA
- a CDS encoding helix-turn-helix domain-containing protein produces MATPHTPTLAAKRAIRKIGDGLRKARLRRRLPMEVVASRAFISRGTLARVEQGDPAVSFGIYASVMQALGLSGPLGDLVADDPVGADMESEQLPKRIRTKKAVKP; encoded by the coding sequence ATGGCAACGCCGCACACTCCGACCCTGGCTGCGAAACGGGCGATCCGCAAGATCGGCGATGGCTTGCGCAAGGCTCGCCTGCGTCGGCGGCTGCCCATGGAGGTTGTGGCGTCCAGGGCCTTCATCTCGCGGGGGACGCTGGCCCGGGTCGAACAGGGTGATCCCGCCGTGTCATTTGGCATCTACGCATCCGTGATGCAGGCCTTGGGGTTGAGTGGTCCGCTGGGCGATCTGGTGGCCGATGATCCGGTCGGGGCGGATATGGAGAGCGAGCAGCTGCCCAAGCGGATTCGGACAAAAAAGGCTGTCAAACCATGA
- a CDS encoding type II toxin-antitoxin system HipA family toxin: MSDNEIEVHADLGGVTHLVGTLRVMVRSGRNSATFTYDDGWEKVDGHFSLEPAMMVGEGVFALDKGREMFASIGDSAPDTWGRRLMQRMERRNAKKEGRAVRTLTEADYLLGVADIARLGAMRFRRGGQDVFQSPLRRGCGVPPFIELPRLLLVTERVLRDEETDDDLLLLFAPGSSLGGARPKASVADKDGHLAIAKFPKDDDDYSIETWEEVALRLADMARIRTAGHRLEQVAGKAVILSRRFDRDDAGRRIPFLSAMSMMNAVDGERGSYPELVEALRTYGSDTDADAAELFRRMVFNILVSNVDDHLRNHGFLWAGENGWRLSPAYDLNPVPADVKAHILSTNISLDEGTCSIELARESAGYFGLAQTDADAIIREVAAATAQWKTVAASMHVKPSEIERMETAFDHDELRLALTVGSVRPAP, translated from the coding sequence ATGAGCGACAACGAGATCGAAGTCCATGCCGACCTGGGCGGGGTGACCCATCTGGTGGGGACGTTGCGGGTGATGGTCCGCAGCGGACGGAACAGCGCGACCTTCACCTATGACGATGGCTGGGAAAAGGTCGACGGCCATTTCTCGCTGGAGCCCGCCATGATGGTCGGTGAAGGTGTGTTCGCACTCGACAAAGGCCGGGAGATGTTCGCGTCCATCGGGGATTCGGCGCCGGATACCTGGGGGCGACGACTGATGCAACGGATGGAGCGGCGTAACGCCAAGAAGGAAGGCCGCGCCGTCAGGACCCTGACCGAAGCCGATTACCTGCTGGGCGTGGCTGACATCGCCCGCTTGGGAGCTATGCGCTTCCGCCGAGGCGGCCAGGACGTGTTCCAGTCCCCGCTTCGGCGTGGTTGCGGTGTCCCGCCGTTTATTGAGTTGCCGCGCCTGCTGTTGGTTACAGAGCGGGTATTGCGTGACGAAGAGACGGACGACGACCTGCTGCTTCTGTTCGCGCCGGGGTCGTCGTTGGGCGGCGCCCGTCCCAAGGCGTCGGTTGCCGACAAGGACGGGCATCTCGCCATTGCCAAATTCCCCAAGGACGATGACGATTATAGCATTGAGACTTGGGAAGAAGTGGCCTTGCGGCTGGCCGATATGGCGCGCATCCGCACAGCTGGCCATCGCCTGGAGCAGGTTGCCGGGAAGGCTGTCATACTGTCCCGGCGTTTTGACCGGGATGACGCGGGGCGGCGCATTCCGTTCCTATCGGCGATGTCCATGATGAATGCTGTCGATGGCGAGCGTGGAAGCTATCCCGAGTTGGTGGAAGCCCTGCGGACCTATGGCTCCGACACTGACGCCGATGCCGCCGAACTGTTCCGGCGGATGGTGTTCAACATCCTGGTGTCGAATGTCGATGACCATCTGCGTAATCACGGTTTTTTGTGGGCGGGCGAGAATGGCTGGCGGCTGTCACCGGCCTACGACCTGAATCCGGTTCCAGCCGACGTGAAGGCGCACATCCTGTCGACCAATATCAGCCTGGACGAAGGCACCTGCTCGATTGAGCTGGCGCGGGAGAGTGCCGGGTATTTCGGTTTGGCCCAGACCGACGCCGATGCCATCATCCGGGAAGTTGCCGCCGCGACAGCGCAGTGGAAAACGGTGGCGGCCTCCATGCACGTCAAGCCGTCGGAGATCGAGCGTATGGAGACGGCATTTGATCACGACGAACTGCGGCTGGCGCTGACTGTCGGCAGTGTTCGGCCAGCACCGTGA
- a CDS encoding ATP-dependent nuclease has protein sequence MAAVRHTHIRNFRGISELAWSPARGLNCLIGPGDSGKSTILDAIDLCLMPRRFAAVSEADFHKLDLTKPILIDVTVGALDDDLLDLDAYVGYLRGWSAEGKLEDEPGRGLEPVLTIRLEVGDDLVPRWRLMGSALRSAAAVLIREWGF, from the coding sequence ATGGCAGCTGTTCGTCACACTCACATCCGGAATTTCAGGGGCATCTCTGAGCTCGCTTGGAGCCCGGCGCGGGGGCTGAATTGCCTCATCGGTCCGGGCGATTCTGGCAAGTCGACCATTCTCGACGCAATCGACCTGTGCCTGATGCCGCGCCGATTTGCCGCCGTGAGTGAAGCTGACTTTCACAAGCTTGACCTGACGAAACCCATCCTGATCGACGTCACTGTCGGGGCGTTGGACGACGACCTCCTCGACCTCGATGCCTACGTGGGCTACCTGCGTGGCTGGAGTGCCGAGGGGAAGCTCGAGGACGAGCCTGGTCGGGGCCTCGAGCCCGTCCTGACCATCCGCCTGGAGGTGGGTGATGATCTGGTACCCCGCTGGCGCCTGATGGGCAGCGCCCTGCGATCCGCCGCCGCCGTGCTGATCCGCGAATGGGGCTTCTGA